A genomic region of Colletotrichum destructivum chromosome 1, complete sequence contains the following coding sequences:
- a CDS encoding Putative cryptochrome/DNA photolyase class 1, cryptochrome/DNA photolyase, FAD-binding protein — MTARPRVIYWFRTDLRLHDSPALAAALALEPAVLWPIFTWDPHYVYRARGGLNRWQFLLDCQNDLSESISKLNPKSKLFVLREGPQTLFPKLFKAWGVTHLVFEKDTDAYARERDEVVMRAAEAAGVEVIVKSGRTLWDSDAVVEKHGGKPTMSMSQLQAAGAKVGPIAKPIPAPERLPDPGEMPVDFEPTPPETVPDFNAEQRTRGDAAYQRIAGPEGDFAIETMEELGFPPASTPHRGGETRALAMLEAIAADDKYTATFEKPKTSPAAFEPPSTTFLSPFLHFGALSVREFYWRVQGVVARYGKGASKVPESLTGQLLFRDMYFAAHAALGHRFTQTANNPYCRFIPWHLPSKVDAETGLVTGEYHVDSEQADEWFRRWKYGMTGFPWIDALMRQLREEGWIHHLGRHAVACFLTRGGCYVDWERGCEVFEEWLLDHEPACNAGNWQWLSCTAFFSQYFRCYSPVAFGQKWDRQGAFVRRWVPELANLDAKYIYEPWKAPLPDQKKAGVRVTGRGVEREAGVYPKPMFDFDERRTACLAAMKKAYGVGLQGNDDKVRDGSWRELFAGQGTEMTDEFGSDRAGPRGDEITPAKRSADEGSAEQHADKKQRS; from the exons CTTTACCTGGGATCCGCATTATGTCTACCGCGCCCGCGGGGGGCTGAACCGGTGGCAGTTTTT GCTGGATTGCCAGAACGACCTGTCCGAAAGCATCAGCAAGCTGAACCCCAAGTCGAAGCTGTTCGTGCTGCGCGAGGGCCCGCAGACGCTGTTCCCCAAGCTGTTCAAGGCGTGGGGGGTGACGCACCTGGTCTTCGAAAAGGACACGGACGCGTACGCGCGCGAGCGGGACGAGGTGGTCATgagggcggccgaggcggcgggcgtcgaggtcatCGTCAAGAGCGGGCGGACCCTGTGGGAcagcgacgccgtcgtcgagaagcacgGCGGCAAGCCGACTATGTCCATGTCGCAGCTACAGGCGGCGGGCGCCAAGGTCGGGCCCATCGCGAAGCCGATCCCCGCGCCGGAGCGGCTACCGGACCCCGGCGAGATGCCAGTGGATTTcgagccgacgccgcccgagacggtGCCCGACTTCAACGCGGAGCAGCGGACGCGGGGGGACGCGGCGTACCAGAGGATCGCGGGCCCCGAGGGGGACTTTGCCAtcgagacgatggaggagCTGGGGTTCCCGCCGGCCAGCACGCCGCACAGGGGCGGGGAGACGCGGGCGCTCGCCATGCTCGAGGCGATCGCGGCAGACGACAAGTACACGGCCACGTtcgagaagcccaagacgagcccggcggcgttcgagccgccgtcgacgacgttcCTGTCGCCGTTCCTGCACTTTGGGGCGCTGTCGGTGCGCGAGTTCTACTGGCGCGTGCAGGGCGTCGTGGCCAGGTACGGCAAGGGGGCGTCCAAGGTGCCGGAGAGCCTGACGGGGCAGCTGCTGTTCCGCGACATGTACTTCGCGGCGCACGCCGCGCTGGGCCACCGGTTCACGCAGACGGCCAACAACCCCTACTGCCGCTTCATCCCGTGGCACCTGCCGTCCAAGGTGGACGCGGAGACGGGCCTCGTCACGGGCGAGTACCACGTCGACTCGGAGCAGGCGGACGAGTGGTTCCGGCGGTGGAAGTACGGCATGACGGGGTTCCCGTGGATCGACGCGCTCATGCGGCAGCTGCGCGAGGAGGGCTGGATCCaccacctcggccggcaCGCGGTCGCCTGCTTCCTGACGCGGGGAGGCTGCTACGTCGACTGGGAGCGCGGCTGCGAGGTGTTTGAGGAGTGGCTGCTCGACCACGAGCCGGCGTGCAACGCGGGCAACTGGCAGTGGCTCAGCTgcacggccttcttctcgcaGTACTTCCGCTGCTACAGCCCCGTCGCGTTCGGGCAGAAGTGGGACAGGCAGGGGGCGTTCGTGCGGCGCTGGGTGCCGGAGCTCGCGAACCTGGATGCCAAGTACATCTACGAGCCGTGGAAGGCCCCGCTGCCGGaccagaagaaggccggtGTCAGGGTGACGGGCCGCGGCGTGGAGCGGGAGGCCGGGGTGTACCCGAAGCCCATGTTCGACTTCGACgagaggaggacggcgtgcctggcggcgatgaagaaggcgtACGGGGTCGGCCTGCAgggcaacgacgacaaggtcCGCGACGGCAGCTGGCGCGAGCTGTTTGCGGGCCAGGGCACCGAGATGACGGACGAGTTCGGGAGCGACAGGGCGGGGCCCCGGGGCGACGAGATCACGCCGGCCAAGCGgagcgccgacgagggcagcGCCGAGCAGCACGCGGACAAGAAGCAGAGGTCCTGA
- a CDS encoding Putative phytanoyl-CoA dioxygenase, with the protein MTSKSLDVVTKQTGADARLARPASAAPPVPDLDALIAHVEAHGYVVIPHAFAADEADEAHAEILRLAASPARAGPAGVQGGRNEFEGLRTRRIYALLDKSPVFHRFPLHPALLALNDHFLGPGFLLNAYHSVYIQPGESPQALHHDDGYVGIPRPHPPFGTGVMIALDDFTATNGATVVIPGSHAWGPDTGHANVPRREDTVPVVMPKGSAVFFLGTLWHGGGENTSARERRALTVQYCRSWVRPLENQILSVEWEKLGGMPRQLVDLLGYGVGSPFIGYADGVHPWKVVQRRLQERREHHHRL; encoded by the exons ATGACGAGCAAAtcgctcgacgtcgtcacgAAGCAGACCGGTGCcgacgcccgcctcgcccgccctGCGTCGGCCGCCCCGCCCGTGccggacctcgacgccctcatcgcccaCGTCGAGGCGCACGGCTACGTCGTGATCCCGcacgccttcgccgccgacgaggcggacgaggcccACGCCGAGATCTTGCGCCTCGCGGCCTCGCCAGCCCGCGCCGGGCCCGCCGGGGTCCAAGGCGGCCGCAACGAGTTCGAGGGCCTCCGGACGCGGCGCATCTACGCGCTACTCGACAAATCGCCCGTCTTCCACCGGTTCCCCCTGCACCCGGCTCTGCTCGCGCTGAACGACCACTTCCTGGGTCCGGGGTTCCTGCTGAACGCGTACCACAGCGTCTACATCCAGCCCGGGGAGTCGCCCCAGGCGCTGCATCACGACGACGGGTACGTCGGCATCCCGAGACCCCATCCCCCTTTCGGAACA GGCGTCATGATCGCGCTCGACGACTTCACCGCCACGAACGGCGCGACGGTCGTGATCCCGGGCTCGCACGCCTGGGGCCCGGACACCGGCCACGCGAACGTGCCCCGCCGCGAGGACACGGTCCCGGTGGTCATGCCCAAGGgcagcgccgtcttcttTCTCGGGACGCTGtggcacggcggcggggagaaCACGTCAGCCCGCGAGAGGCGGGCGCTGACGGTGCAGTACTGCCGGTCCTGGGTGCGCCCGCTCGAGAACCAGATCCTCTCCGTCGAGTGggagaagctgggcggcaTGCCGCGGCAGCTGGTGGATCTGTTGGGGTACGGGGTCGGCTCGCCGTTCATCGGATACGCCGACGGCGTTCACCCATGGAAGGTCGTGCAGAGACGTCTGCAGGAGCGGCGGGAGCACCACCACAGGTTGTGA